The following coding sequences lie in one Microvirga sp. 17 mud 1-3 genomic window:
- a CDS encoding AI-2E family transporter gives MSIPSSTPPQAEVPPPSVPGISGLMTLIVGIVVLAALYIGKDVFLPIVLAILLAFVLAPFVEIMRRWHLGRIPSVIIAVLVALGIILSLGGIIGFQLAGLASDIPRYQFTIKEKVGSLREGSIGRLPALLKNMGRELDRAVQEKPEEKQAAPASPAAPQEAEGTGPLPVEVHQPEPTPVELARNFLLPLLQPLATMGIVFVVLVFILLQREDLRDRMIRLFGSSDLHRTTIAMDDAARRLSRYFLIQLGLNTAFGVFVAIGLWIIGVPSPLLWGVFATLMRFVPYIGSFIAAAFPIMLAAAVDPGWSMALMTAALFLIGEPLMGHGIEPVVYGQSTGLSPFAVVLSAIFWTWIWGPVGLLIATPLTLCLVVLGRHVERLEFLDVLLGDRPALTPAENLYQRMLAGDPDEALESAEVLLRERSLTSYYDEVALKGLQLAANDAGRGVLTVHQLERVKDVVGALILDLDSHDDAEPERKETEDEPVASPVSEKPAIKEPAIAQTPPVAAPIPEDWQAPGAVLCIAGRGPLDEAAAAMLSQLATKHGLGTRVVPYEAVSRAGIATLDTANVRMICLSYLEIGGTPAHLRYLLRRLKNRMPDVPILVGLWPADDAVLSNQSRQASLGADYYVSSLREAVILCVKSATGEEKEHADKAAPSQPQSAMGPERLPLPA, from the coding sequence ATGAGCATCCCGTCTTCCACGCCACCGCAGGCCGAGGTTCCGCCTCCGAGCGTGCCCGGGATCTCAGGGCTGATGACCCTGATCGTCGGTATCGTCGTCCTCGCGGCCCTCTATATCGGCAAGGACGTGTTTCTGCCGATCGTGCTTGCGATCCTGCTCGCCTTCGTGCTCGCCCCCTTTGTGGAGATCATGCGGCGATGGCATCTGGGCCGTATTCCGTCCGTCATCATCGCCGTGCTCGTCGCCCTGGGGATCATTCTCTCGTTGGGCGGCATCATCGGCTTCCAGCTTGCGGGCCTGGCCTCCGACATCCCGCGCTACCAATTCACGATCAAGGAAAAGGTCGGCTCCCTGCGCGAAGGATCGATCGGGCGGCTGCCGGCTCTTTTGAAGAATATGGGACGCGAGCTCGATCGCGCCGTCCAGGAAAAGCCGGAGGAGAAGCAGGCGGCGCCGGCTTCGCCTGCCGCGCCTCAGGAAGCCGAAGGAACCGGTCCGCTTCCGGTCGAGGTGCATCAGCCCGAACCGACGCCTGTCGAGCTGGCACGCAACTTCCTGCTGCCCCTGCTGCAGCCGCTTGCCACCATGGGCATCGTCTTCGTGGTGCTGGTCTTCATCCTGCTCCAGCGGGAGGACCTGCGTGACCGCATGATTCGTCTGTTCGGCTCGAGCGATCTCCATCGCACCACCATCGCCATGGATGATGCCGCGCGGAGGCTGAGTCGCTACTTCCTGATTCAGCTCGGTCTCAACACCGCATTCGGCGTCTTCGTCGCCATCGGCCTGTGGATCATCGGCGTGCCGAGCCCGCTGCTCTGGGGCGTGTTTGCGACGCTGATGCGGTTCGTGCCCTATATCGGATCGTTCATTGCTGCGGCCTTTCCGATCATGCTGGCCGCCGCCGTGGATCCCGGCTGGTCGATGGCCCTGATGACCGCAGCCCTCTTCCTCATCGGCGAGCCTCTGATGGGGCATGGGATCGAGCCCGTCGTCTACGGCCAGAGCACGGGCCTCTCGCCTTTCGCGGTGGTCCTCTCGGCGATTTTCTGGACCTGGATCTGGGGGCCCGTGGGCTTGCTCATCGCGACGCCCCTGACCCTCTGCCTGGTGGTGCTGGGCCGGCATGTGGAGAGACTGGAGTTCCTCGACGTCCTCCTCGGCGACAGGCCTGCGCTGACACCGGCCGAGAATCTCTACCAGCGCATGCTGGCCGGCGATCCGGACGAGGCGCTCGAATCGGCCGAAGTCCTGCTGCGGGAGCGCTCCCTGACGTCCTATTACGACGAGGTCGCCCTCAAGGGGCTGCAGCTTGCGGCCAACGATGCGGGGCGCGGGGTGCTGACCGTTCACCAGCTCGAGCGGGTGAAGGATGTGGTTGGCGCCCTGATCCTCGATCTCGACTCCCATGACGATGCCGAGCCGGAGCGCAAGGAGACAGAGGACGAGCCGGTGGCCTCTCCCGTGAGCGAAAAGCCCGCCATCAAGGAGCCTGCCATCGCGCAGACCCCGCCCGTGGCTGCCCCGATTCCCGAAGATTGGCAGGCCCCGGGGGCCGTTCTCTGCATCGCCGGCCGCGGCCCTCTCGACGAGGCTGCCGCCGCCATGCTGTCGCAGCTGGCCACCAAGCATGGGCTGGGCACCCGCGTCGTGCCTTATGAAGCGGTATCAAGGGCCGGTATCGCGACGCTCGACACGGCGAACGTCCGGATGATCTGCCTGTCGTACCTGGAGATCGGTGGCACACCCGCCCATCTGCGCTATCTTCTCCGCCGTCTTAAGAACCGGATGCCGGACGTGCCGATCCTGGTCGGCCTATGGCCTGCCGATGACGCGGTGCTGAGCAACCAGAGCCGGCAGGCCTCCCTCGGAGCGGATTACTACGTGTCCTCCCTGCGCGAGGCCGTCATCCTTTGCGTGAAGAGCGCCACGGGCGAGGAGAAGGAGCATGCCGACAAGGCCGCTCCCTCGCAGCCGCAGAGCGCAATGGGGCCTGAGCGCCTACCGCTTCCAGCCTAG
- a CDS encoding dienelactone hydrolase family protein, whose amino-acid sequence MSVTETRRSFSSGGKAITVDVFEPGRQVRAPSVVMLHGADGLGFNNRYREGARAIAASGFQVNLVHYLDRTGERRASFATLFQNFLPWAETVRDALAWATERAESEKVGLVGISLGAALGLAVSGANGQIGALVSFFGPLPQGVVAPDTRLPPTLILHGAMDPVVPVANAYAIETLLRQKAVPYEIKVYPGEGHGFHETAREDATQRVLAFLQRHLSPEPLTLSTGGRDG is encoded by the coding sequence ATGTCGGTGACAGAAACCCGCCGAAGCTTTTCGAGCGGCGGAAAGGCTATCACGGTGGACGTGTTCGAGCCCGGTAGGCAGGTGCGGGCTCCGTCCGTGGTCATGCTCCACGGCGCCGACGGGCTCGGCTTCAACAACCGGTACCGGGAAGGCGCGCGCGCAATCGCGGCTTCCGGCTTCCAGGTCAACCTCGTCCATTACCTCGACCGTACGGGGGAACGGCGGGCTTCCTTCGCGACCCTGTTCCAGAATTTCCTGCCCTGGGCCGAAACCGTGCGGGATGCCCTCGCATGGGCCACCGAAAGAGCCGAATCCGAAAAGGTCGGCCTCGTGGGAATCTCCCTCGGGGCGGCGCTGGGACTGGCGGTGTCCGGCGCGAACGGGCAGATCGGGGCCCTGGTCAGTTTCTTCGGGCCTCTCCCGCAGGGTGTCGTTGCTCCCGACACACGGCTGCCGCCAACCCTCATCCTGCATGGCGCTATGGACCCGGTCGTGCCCGTGGCGAATGCCTATGCCATTGAGACCCTGCTCCGGCAAAAAGCCGTTCCCTACGAGATCAAGGTTTACCCAGGCGAGGGACATGGGTTTCATGAGACTGCCCGGGAGGATGCGACACAGCGCGTGCTGGCCTTCCTGCAACGCCATCTGTCGCCCGAGCCGTTGACCCTTTCGACCGGCGGGCGAGACGGCTAA
- a CDS encoding M3 family metallopeptidase yields MAPSDANRSSNPLLEPWATPYGIPPFESIAPEHYGPAFDAAIAEQKAEIDSLAAGTEAPTFANTVEALERSGATLKRVGGVFFNLAGSHTNDAIQAIEREMAPRLAKHRNSIFMNEALFRRVDALHRDKDRLGLSSEQARLLDRYHTIFVRAGARLGAEDKARLAAITERLASLGTQFSQNVLADERDYRLVLENGEDLAGLPPFLRDAAAQAAADSGLAGKYVITLSRSSIEPFLQFSSRRDLREQAFKAWIRRGEGGGATDNTAIIAEMVRLRAERAKLLGYETFADFKLADTMAKTPEAVRSLLDEVWAPARRRAMEERDDLQAHAQTQGDNIVIEPWDWRYYAEQVRIARHDLDEAAIKPYFQLDRIIEAAFETANRLFGLNFQELQDFPRYHPDIRAWKVVDAAGTLIGIFIGDYFARPSKRSGAWMSAFRSQEKLTGDVRPIIVNVMNFSKGGRGEPSLLSFDDAKTLFHEFGHALHGLLSDVTYPLLAGTGVSTDFVELPSQLYEHWLSRPEILRRFATHYRTGEPIPEALLDRLMAARNFNQGFATVEYLASAFVDLDLHRLADAAHVDASAFERASLDRIGMPREIVMRHRTPHFTHVFAGDGYSSGYYSYLWSEVLDADAFNAFEETGNVFDGETAARLKRYIYSAGNLRDPADAYRAFRGRLPTAEALLAKRGLAAPGAEEA; encoded by the coding sequence ATGGCACCGTCGGACGCGAATCGCTCATCGAACCCCCTCCTCGAGCCATGGGCGACTCCTTACGGAATCCCGCCCTTCGAGAGCATCGCACCGGAGCATTATGGGCCGGCTTTCGACGCAGCCATTGCGGAGCAGAAAGCGGAAATCGATTCCCTTGCGGCAGGCACCGAGGCGCCGACATTCGCCAATACGGTCGAGGCATTGGAGCGCAGCGGTGCAACGCTGAAGCGCGTCGGCGGCGTCTTCTTCAATCTGGCCGGATCGCACACGAATGATGCGATTCAGGCCATCGAGCGCGAGATGGCACCGCGCCTCGCCAAGCATCGCAACAGCATCTTCATGAACGAGGCCCTGTTCCGTCGCGTGGACGCGCTCCACCGGGACAAGGACCGCCTCGGCCTCTCGTCCGAACAGGCGCGCCTTCTCGACCGCTATCATACGATCTTCGTGCGGGCCGGAGCCCGCCTCGGAGCGGAGGACAAGGCACGGCTCGCGGCCATCACCGAGCGTCTGGCCAGCCTCGGCACCCAGTTCTCCCAAAACGTCCTCGCTGACGAGAGGGATTATCGCCTCGTCCTCGAAAACGGCGAGGATCTGGCGGGTCTGCCGCCTTTCCTGCGGGATGCAGCCGCGCAGGCCGCGGCCGATAGCGGCCTTGCGGGGAAATACGTCATCACCCTGTCACGCTCCAGCATCGAGCCGTTCCTGCAGTTTTCGAGTCGCCGGGACCTGCGGGAGCAGGCCTTCAAGGCCTGGATCCGCCGCGGAGAAGGCGGCGGCGCCACGGACAACACGGCCATCATCGCCGAGATGGTTCGGCTGCGCGCCGAGCGCGCGAAGCTTCTGGGCTATGAGACCTTCGCGGACTTCAAACTGGCCGACACCATGGCCAAGACCCCGGAGGCGGTGCGCTCGCTCCTCGATGAAGTCTGGGCGCCGGCACGGCGGCGTGCGATGGAGGAGCGGGACGACCTCCAGGCCCATGCCCAGACGCAAGGCGACAACATCGTCATCGAGCCTTGGGACTGGCGCTATTATGCCGAGCAGGTCCGCATCGCGCGGCACGATCTCGACGAGGCAGCGATCAAGCCGTACTTCCAGCTTGACCGGATCATCGAGGCGGCCTTTGAGACAGCGAACAGGCTCTTCGGCCTGAACTTCCAGGAATTGCAGGATTTCCCGCGCTACCATCCCGACATCCGTGCCTGGAAGGTCGTCGATGCGGCCGGAACACTCATCGGGATCTTCATCGGCGATTACTTCGCACGTCCCTCCAAGCGCAGCGGCGCGTGGATGAGCGCTTTCCGCTCGCAGGAGAAGCTGACCGGTGATGTCCGCCCGATCATCGTCAACGTCATGAATTTCTCCAAAGGCGGCCGGGGCGAGCCATCCCTCCTCAGCTTCGACGACGCAAAGACGCTCTTCCACGAATTCGGCCATGCGCTCCACGGCCTGCTCTCCGACGTGACCTATCCTCTCCTGGCCGGAACGGGCGTTTCGACCGACTTCGTCGAGCTGCCGTCCCAACTCTACGAGCACTGGCTGTCGCGGCCGGAGATCCTGCGTCGCTTCGCGACCCATTACAGGACCGGCGAGCCCATTCCTGAGGCGCTCCTTGACCGGTTAATGGCAGCGCGAAACTTCAACCAGGGCTTTGCGACCGTGGAGTATCTCGCCTCCGCCTTCGTCGATCTCGACCTGCACCGGCTTGCGGATGCGGCGCATGTAGATGCATCCGCCTTCGAGCGCGCCTCTCTCGACCGGATCGGGATGCCACGCGAGATCGTCATGCGCCACCGCACGCCGCATTTCACCCATGTCTTCGCGGGCGATGGTTATTCGTCAGGCTATTACAGCTATCTGTGGTCGGAGGTCCTCGACGCGGATGCGTTCAACGCTTTCGAGGAGACCGGAAACGTCTTCGATGGCGAGACGGCGGCGCGGCTGAAGCGCTACATCTATTCCGCCGGCAACCTGCGCGATCCTGCAGATGCCTACCGCGCCTTCCGCGGGCGTCTGCCGACCGCCGAGGCTCTTCTGGCAAAGCGGGGATTGGCCGCTCCGGGAGCGGAGGAAGCATAA
- a CDS encoding aldose epimerase family protein — protein MAIDHFGTLDGRDVWEITLTGPDGMELRVLTWGAVIRDLIVPARQGPQPVVLGLNSIADYKAHSPYFGAIVGRYANRIGQARFTLDGHEYTLDANEGRNQLHGGTDGFGTRHWTIVEQQRSSVTLSLVSDDGDMGYPGRLVATCTYSLLPDATVRIVLEATCDQPTPVNLTTHGYFNLDGSLDICSHHLTIAADYVTPTASDLIPTGEIRRVAATPYDFRNQRPIGAAELLRERTVYDINYVLRGPWGTLRHAATLQSLTSGLAMELWTTEPGVQFYDGHMLEIPVPGLNGAHYGPHAGLCLEPQRFPDGPNNAHFPSCILGPGSVSRQISELRFASV, from the coding sequence ATGGCGATCGACCATTTTGGAACCCTCGACGGGCGGGACGTGTGGGAGATCACGCTGACCGGCCCCGACGGGATGGAATTGCGCGTCCTGACCTGGGGAGCGGTCATCCGGGATCTGATCGTGCCGGCGCGACAGGGGCCTCAGCCCGTCGTGCTCGGCCTCAACTCCATCGCAGATTACAAGGCCCATTCCCCATATTTCGGCGCCATTGTCGGCCGCTATGCCAACCGGATCGGGCAGGCGCGCTTCACCCTGGACGGGCATGAATACACGCTCGATGCCAATGAAGGGCGGAACCAGCTCCATGGCGGAACGGACGGGTTCGGGACCCGGCACTGGACGATCGTCGAACAGCAGCGGTCCAGCGTGACGCTCTCCCTGGTGTCGGACGACGGTGACATGGGCTATCCGGGGCGTCTCGTTGCCACCTGCACCTATTCCCTGCTCCCCGACGCCACGGTGCGGATCGTGCTGGAGGCGACCTGCGACCAGCCGACGCCCGTCAACCTCACCACCCACGGCTACTTCAACCTGGACGGCAGCCTCGACATCTGCTCGCACCACCTGACGATTGCGGCCGACTACGTGACCCCGACCGCATCGGACCTTATCCCGACCGGCGAGATCCGGCGCGTGGCGGCCACGCCCTACGATTTCCGCAACCAGCGACCGATCGGCGCGGCGGAGCTGCTGCGGGAGCGGACCGTCTACGACATCAACTACGTGCTGCGCGGCCCCTGGGGAACGCTCCGGCATGCGGCCACGCTGCAATCCCTTACGTCCGGCCTGGCCATGGAGCTCTGGACGACGGAGCCCGGGGTCCAGTTCTATGACGGGCACATGCTCGAGATCCCTGTCCCCGGCCTGAACGGTGCCCATTACGGCCCCCATGCGGGCCTCTGTCTGGAGCCGCAGAGATTCCCCGACGGCCCCAATAACGCCCACTTTCCCTCCTGTATTCTCGGTCCAGGATCGGTATCCCGGCAGATCAGCGAACTTCGATTCGCTTCCGTCTGA
- a CDS encoding SMP-30/gluconolactonase/LRE family protein codes for MSHPIVYPKVPHVAVASACILGEGIVWDYRTDTLLWVDIKEPGIWHYKPSTGEHGHIPAPETVGFVLLTPEPDVVVAGFKSGLARFDMRSGKSTPLMAPEPDQPDNRLNDGCVGPDGCIYFGTMHDPETAPTGAFWRWDGHALSRIYGSTVVTNGPVCSPDGKTLYATDTTNRTILAFERDGERLGEPRVFVTFEQGWGHPDGMTVDHRGHLWVCHWGGSRITRFTPEGRAEMVVPVPTAQVTNCAFGGPDLTTLYITTAGIGHDPHTDPMAGHLYAVETGTHGIRAHIFEG; via the coding sequence ATGAGCCATCCGATCGTCTATCCGAAGGTCCCTCACGTGGCCGTGGCAAGCGCCTGCATCCTGGGCGAGGGCATCGTCTGGGACTACCGCACGGATACGCTCCTCTGGGTCGACATCAAGGAGCCGGGCATCTGGCATTACAAGCCCTCCACCGGGGAGCACGGGCACATTCCGGCTCCGGAGACGGTCGGCTTCGTCCTGCTGACCCCCGAACCGGACGTGGTGGTGGCGGGCTTCAAGTCGGGCCTTGCCCGCTTCGACATGAGGAGCGGCAAGTCCACGCCCCTCATGGCCCCCGAGCCGGACCAGCCGGACAACAGGCTCAACGACGGCTGCGTGGGACCCGATGGCTGCATTTATTTCGGCACCATGCATGATCCGGAAACGGCGCCGACAGGCGCCTTCTGGCGCTGGGATGGGCACGCGCTCTCGCGCATTTACGGGAGCACCGTCGTCACCAACGGCCCGGTCTGCAGCCCCGATGGGAAAACGCTCTATGCGACCGACACCACGAACCGGACCATTCTGGCCTTCGAGCGGGACGGCGAGCGGCTCGGCGAGCCTCGGGTCTTCGTTACGTTCGAGCAGGGCTGGGGCCACCCGGACGGTATGACGGTCGACCACAGGGGCCATCTTTGGGTCTGCCATTGGGGCGGGTCGCGCATCACCCGCTTCACGCCCGAAGGAAGGGCCGAGATGGTGGTGCCGGTGCCCACGGCCCAGGTCACCAACTGCGCCTTCGGTGGGCCCGACCTGACGACCCTCTACATCACCACGGCGGGCATCGGCCACGATCCCCATACGGACCCCATGGCAGGGCATCTCTATGCGGTCGAGACAGGCACCCACGGCATCAGGGCCCACATCTTCGAGGGATAG
- a CDS encoding ABC transporter substrate-binding protein, producing MAKTLTIRWLALGLGLALASPAAQAQPAPIKIGELNSYSKWAAFTVPYRQGWQLALDEINAKGGVLGRKIEIISRDDGATTGDSTRVAEELVTREGVSFLFGSFLSNVGVAMADYANQKKILYIATEPLTDAITMAQGNRYTFRVRPNNYMQVGMLVDQAKASGAKRWAIVAPNYEYGQSAAEVFKRLIKERVPGAEIVAEQYPALGKIEAGATVSALEQAKPDGIFNVTFGPDLTQFVREGNARGLFEGKSILSLLTGEPEWLLPLKDEIPEGWTVTGYPWDEITEPKHKAFVDAYRAKYKDTPRLGSLLGYITVYMIRDTIERAGSVETDALIKALEDAKFDTVIGPVTMRGIDNQSTMGAWVGKLVLKGATGGMTDWTYNDGASFMPSEADVKAARKD from the coding sequence ATGGCGAAGACATTGACGATCCGCTGGCTGGCTCTCGGACTGGGGCTGGCGCTCGCAAGTCCCGCTGCTCAGGCGCAGCCTGCCCCGATCAAGATCGGCGAGCTGAACTCCTACAGCAAATGGGCCGCCTTCACGGTGCCCTACCGTCAGGGTTGGCAACTGGCCCTCGACGAGATCAACGCCAAGGGCGGCGTGCTCGGGCGCAAGATCGAGATCATCTCCCGGGACGATGGCGCCACGACCGGCGATTCCACGCGCGTGGCGGAGGAGCTGGTGACGCGGGAGGGCGTGTCCTTCCTGTTCGGCTCCTTCCTGTCGAATGTCGGCGTCGCGATGGCGGACTACGCCAACCAGAAGAAGATCCTCTACATCGCTACCGAGCCGCTCACCGACGCCATCACCATGGCGCAGGGCAACCGCTATACGTTCCGCGTCCGGCCGAACAACTACATGCAGGTCGGCATGCTGGTCGATCAGGCCAAGGCCTCGGGCGCGAAGCGCTGGGCCATCGTGGCCCCCAATTACGAATACGGCCAATCGGCCGCCGAGGTGTTCAAGCGGCTCATCAAGGAACGGGTGCCTGGCGCGGAGATCGTCGCCGAGCAATACCCGGCCCTCGGCAAGATCGAGGCCGGCGCGACCGTGTCGGCGCTCGAACAGGCGAAGCCCGACGGGATCTTCAACGTGACCTTCGGGCCCGACCTCACGCAATTCGTCCGCGAGGGCAATGCGCGCGGCCTGTTCGAGGGCAAGAGCATCCTGTCGCTGCTGACCGGTGAGCCCGAATGGCTCCTCCCCCTCAAGGACGAGATCCCGGAAGGCTGGACGGTCACCGGCTATCCTTGGGACGAGATCACGGAGCCCAAGCACAAGGCCTTCGTGGACGCCTATCGGGCGAAGTACAAGGACACGCCGCGCCTCGGCTCGCTTCTCGGCTACATCACCGTGTACATGATCCGGGACACCATCGAGCGCGCCGGCTCCGTGGAGACGGATGCCCTCATCAAGGCTCTCGAGGACGCCAAGTTCGACACGGTCATCGGCCCCGTGACCATGCGTGGCATCGACAACCAGTCGACCATGGGAGCCTGGGTCGGCAAGCTCGTCCTCAAGGGCGCGACCGGCGGCATGACGGACTGGACGTACAATGACGGCGCATCCTTCATGCCGTCCGAGGCCGACGTGAAGGCCGCTCGGAAGGACTGA
- a CDS encoding ABC transporter permease, translating to MDPSFLAIQALNGLASASSLFITACGLTLVFGVTRIVNFAHGSLYMVGAYTAATLVPRLLELSYGPTAFWVGILASALLVGVIGILLEILLLRRIYHAPELFQLLATFGVVLVLQDVVVQVFGPQDILGPRAPGLRQPVEILGRRFPSYELVLIAAGPVVLGLVWLLLRKTRFGILVRAATQDRDMVAALGVNQALLFTGTLFLGAFLAGLGGALQIPRVAANTGMDLSIIAECFVVTVVGGMGSVPGAFLAALIIGQLQAFGILIFPKSTLVVVFLLMAVVLAVRPYGLFGRPEIVGGSHAVGIASRKPSRYKSLAWLAVPLLLALLPLVADAYLLKVAIEILIFALFAFSLQLLIGVGGLVSFGHAAFFGLGAYGAALGVKWLGAPMGAALPLGVLLAAVGGALIGAFVVRLSGIYLAMMTLAAAQILYAVAFQWVEVTGGDNGIVGVWPPAWIGARSAYYLLTLAVTTAALFLLTRLIDSPFGYALRAARDSEARAEAIGLHLRRHRWMAFTIAGASAGLAGGLYAFSRGSVDPSLLGIPTSVDALTMLLLGGIQTIAGAPVGAAILHALRDWIMPLTSFWRLFLGLSIITMVLVFPHGLVGTLARWREERA from the coding sequence ATGGATCCGTCGTTTCTCGCCATCCAGGCCCTGAACGGGCTCGCCAGCGCCTCGTCCCTCTTCATCACGGCCTGCGGGCTCACCCTCGTCTTCGGCGTCACGCGGATCGTCAACTTCGCCCACGGCTCCCTCTACATGGTGGGCGCCTATACGGCCGCGACGCTGGTGCCGCGGCTGCTCGAACTCTCCTACGGGCCGACGGCCTTCTGGGTCGGCATCCTGGCCTCGGCGCTGCTCGTGGGCGTGATCGGCATCCTGCTCGAAATCCTGCTCCTCCGGCGCATCTATCATGCGCCGGAACTCTTCCAGCTGCTTGCCACTTTCGGGGTCGTCCTGGTGCTTCAGGATGTGGTGGTGCAGGTCTTCGGGCCGCAGGACATCCTGGGCCCGCGCGCGCCGGGCCTGCGCCAGCCTGTCGAGATCCTCGGGCGGCGCTTTCCCTCCTATGAGCTCGTGCTCATCGCCGCGGGACCGGTCGTGCTCGGCCTCGTCTGGCTCCTCCTGCGCAAAACGCGCTTCGGAATCCTCGTGCGCGCCGCAACCCAGGACCGGGATATGGTCGCGGCCCTCGGCGTGAACCAGGCGCTCCTGTTCACCGGCACCCTGTTCCTCGGCGCCTTTCTGGCCGGCCTCGGCGGCGCGCTGCAGATCCCGCGCGTCGCGGCGAATACGGGCATGGACCTGTCGATCATCGCCGAGTGCTTCGTCGTCACGGTCGTCGGCGGCATGGGCAGCGTTCCGGGGGCCTTCCTGGCGGCGCTCATCATCGGCCAGCTCCAGGCCTTCGGCATCCTGATCTTTCCCAAGAGCACCCTCGTGGTCGTGTTCCTGCTCATGGCGGTGGTGCTCGCCGTGAGGCCCTACGGGCTCTTCGGGCGGCCGGAGATCGTCGGCGGATCCCATGCGGTCGGCATCGCCAGCCGCAAGCCGTCGCGCTACAAGAGCCTCGCCTGGCTTGCAGTCCCCCTGCTCCTCGCCCTGCTTCCCCTGGTGGCGGATGCCTATCTGCTTAAGGTCGCGATCGAGATCCTGATCTTCGCCCTTTTCGCGTTCAGCCTGCAGCTCCTCATCGGCGTCGGCGGCCTCGTCAGCTTCGGCCATGCGGCCTTTTTCGGGCTCGGTGCCTACGGGGCGGCCCTGGGGGTGAAGTGGCTCGGCGCTCCCATGGGCGCGGCCCTGCCCCTCGGGGTGCTCCTCGCGGCCGTCGGCGGCGCGCTGATTGGCGCCTTCGTGGTGCGCCTGTCCGGCATCTATCTGGCCATGATGACCCTCGCGGCCGCGCAGATCCTCTATGCGGTGGCGTTCCAGTGGGTCGAGGTCACCGGCGGCGACAATGGAATCGTCGGCGTCTGGCCGCCGGCCTGGATCGGCGCACGCAGCGCCTATTATCTTCTCACCCTGGCGGTGACGACCGCGGCCCTGTTCCTGCTGACGCGCCTGATCGACTCGCCCTTCGGCTACGCCCTCCGCGCCGCCCGCGACTCCGAGGCGCGCGCCGAGGCCATTGGGCTGCATCTGCGCCGGCACCGCTGGATGGCCTTCACGATCGCGGGCGCGAGCGCGGGATTGGCCGGCGGGCTTTATGCTTTCTCGCGCGGCTCGGTCGATCCGAGCCTGCTCGGCATCCCGACCTCGGTCGACGCCCTCACGATGCTCCTCCTCGGCGGCATCCAGACGATTGCAGGCGCACCGGTCGGCGCCGCGATCCTGCATGCCCTGCGCGACTGGATCATGCCCCTGACGTCCTTCTGGCGCCTGTTCCTGGGCCTGAGCATCATCACTATGGTGCTGGTGTTCCCCCACGGCCTCGTCGGCACCCTCGCCCGCTGGCGCGAGGAGCGCGCATGA
- a CDS encoding ABC transporter ATP-binding protein: MTLLDVHGLTRSFGAVTAARDVAFTVERGEMVALIGPNGAGKSTVFNMIGGQLKADAGNILLDGVPITHASPQERFQKGIGRTFQVAQAFLSMTVAENVQMALLSHHHESASLWGAARRRYRNEAMALLSQVGMEQAADRSCAELAYGDVKRAELAIALAGEPKLILMDEPTAGMAPRERSALMQLTDSIARSRKIGVLFTEHDMDVVFGHADRVLVLLRGEIIAAGSPEEIRRDPRVREAYLGDAHALQPLPGRPA; this comes from the coding sequence ATGACCCTGCTCGACGTTCACGGCCTGACCCGATCCTTCGGCGCCGTCACGGCGGCGCGGGATGTCGCCTTCACGGTCGAGAGAGGCGAAATGGTCGCCCTCATCGGCCCCAATGGCGCTGGAAAATCCACCGTGTTCAACATGATCGGCGGTCAGCTGAAAGCCGATGCCGGCAACATCCTCCTCGACGGCGTGCCGATCACCCATGCGTCGCCGCAGGAGCGGTTCCAGAAGGGGATCGGCCGGACCTTCCAGGTTGCGCAGGCATTCCTGTCCATGACGGTGGCCGAGAACGTGCAGATGGCGCTCCTCAGCCATCACCATGAGAGCGCTTCCCTGTGGGGCGCGGCGCGCCGGCGCTACCGGAACGAGGCCATGGCACTCCTGTCGCAGGTCGGCATGGAACAGGCGGCCGACCGCTCCTGCGCGGAGCTGGCTTATGGGGACGTGAAGCGGGCGGAACTCGCCATCGCGCTCGCGGGCGAGCCCAAGCTCATCCTCATGGACGAGCCGACCGCCGGCATGGCGCCCAGGGAACGCTCCGCCCTCATGCAACTGACGGACTCCATCGCCCGCTCCCGAAAAATCGGAGTGCTGTTCACCGAGCACGACATGGACGTGGTCTTCGGCCATGCGGACCGGGTCCTGGTGCTCCTGCGCGGGGAGATCATCGCAGCCGGGAGCCCGGAGGAGATCCGGCGGGATCCCCGGGTTCGGGAGGCCTATCTGGGCGACGCCCACGCCCTTCAGCCCCTTCCGGGGAGGCCCGCATGA